The genome window atttatttaaataaaactaaagtatatttaaaccAAACTTCCATCATTGTATGCTTCTACTTAGCTGCTGCCTTTTGGAgatctgaaaaaaatatatttattaaggaaTTGCAACAATGTTGGCTTTTAAACACAAAAGGGATAAATGGCAATTACAGGCACTAAATTAGTTGTTGgcttacaaaaaacataacacaGTTAGTCAAGTTCATATTTGCATTGCGTTATTTTtacttctattattttatatattcacaaacaaaacaaaactgttGAGTTACTAAAACTACTAaaacatttgttaattttattaattttccagAACAACCTAACTTACACTCTGGCTCATTATTCCTTTTCgtctgaaattaaatataaatttaattataatcatcaagatttttaagttgttttatGACAATTTTAGATCTCTGGTATCAGTATCTCATATACTTTCCAAATGAAGATGGGAAATGAAATAATGATGTTATGTCAATATTGTATGATATAGATTTTAAGAGGTATGAAGATCATTTTTCATCCAAGcaaaaaattttatgaagaatTCATTGGTGACTGAATATTATtggaaaacttttaattttttttttatccgtcATGAATTAACTTGAAGGTTAAAAGCAAAGAGACCCTTAAGACACTTCACTCATTGAACATAGTGTACATATCACTGaacaaattttatctattaatgTTCTTCATTTGTTATGTGGtcttttagccgacttcaaaaagaaggaggttataataataaggGATTTCACATAGACCTGTCATTTCTTACAAAAGAGAAATGaaactttcttttgttttcgttAAAAACCGTCGAATAATAACCAATATATTGAGTTAACCAGAAACATCAAATATACTTACGGGCAGGTCTTCCATTTGCCCATGGTGTAATTCGGACGTGGGATTCGTCTCTTTTTAATGCTTCTGATCTAAATTCTGGTTTCAATGATCTACGCAAGACTTTAGCCGCGATGTTGGAATAGTTAATGTAGCTGAAAATACCATGTTAGCGGGTTCAGATTAGAAGTAaggtacataaatataattgtagttaattatgataaatttgTTATCAATCCCATACCTAAGACCAGCTTGTCTCCAGGCACTCATATTGAtgaattattacttttaataaggTACAGTAGAAGCAGTGGAGATGCTCAAGTatcgaaaaattaaattcggaATGCAGTGATGTAACAGTGTGTTTCAGACAGATTATGGTAAAGATGTCTAAATTCAAAGCCAAATTGATGTCATATTGCTACTTGCTATATTGATAAaatctgtttaaataaatttgacttaaaatagttaattgaAACGATTTCAAATATCTATCGAGTCACTTCAACAAAAACGTCGTTCgaaattttaagtatttagcCTTTTGAaatgaattgttttatatttcctttaattttttatctgtagcTTTTGGCCGCCGTGAAGGAAACAATATTGCCAGTTTAAGACGCTCCCCAGTTTTGggtaaattaaacattttttgtggACAAGTGGAGACAGTTGTTTAGGATTTGGCTTTGGCCACAGAATGTTTGGGTTTcatcaatgtttatttagcataatagtataaattaacTCATTACGTATGAATTACCGTgaatttagaaaatgttttctataaaACTGTTTTGAAAGTTAATATTACCCTAGAACTTTATATGGGGATATTTAAGAAGCGTATGTGGCTActaattttttgacattacaAGATACATGACATATATGATATGGATCTTCGGTAGCTTACAGAAGTTGcaatttgcaattttaatttcttctaaaaacttaaattattaagaacttttattaattagttaaaagaACATAAGTATATTTAGTGGCACtagttattttagtatttctgGTATGTATCTTATAATTGTACCTTAAAAtctgtaagaaaaataaaattcacacACTTTCACATCTcgttattgtttactttcttGATAATTACTATTGTTGTACTTTTGAATCATAGAATATTGACGTATATACATgataaatgttgtaaaaatcgattttattatatactgcTTGCTAGAGTTCAGTATaagatgttaaattttttaatatgaaaatgtttttgacaGGTCGTAGTTTGATTTCGTGGCAAAATTAAAGTCCCTTAAATCTGCTATATTTTAGGtttaaatatgcaaaaataataagtattcGTTctgattacaaaattaaatgaattcgttaaaaaacattaaatctgTATGTACACTTTATTTTCAGGTCACTTAGTGAGATCAGTTTATTGTCATAATGGATACTATAAAGAGTGACAAATCGAGCTTGGGTACTAATTTGGAAAAGGAGCAGTTACTGATGAACCAAAAACCTCCAGGTGTAAAATGTGACATAGTTAATGAATGTCAAATGTTTCTGAAAGCTGAGGATGGTGGCGGGGATGGTGCTCATTTAAAAATCACCGACAGTATTTCTCCAAAGATTAATGGTAAATTTAccattctattaaaaaataatagtacttTTCTTAAATTGATACTTTGTGTACATCAATTAAAACCTTGAAATCATTGTCATAGGGTTTTAAacaattcttttattatattaagacCTAACCTACATAGTCTAACTATATGAATACTAACTGAATGCGTTTTACACTGCTATCTCATGGTCTTTAAACATGTGTAGGGTTTCACTCACATTGAAGCTTCTAAGGCTAGGAATTTTTTCAtcttcatttatattattggtaatattttggtggaaaataataaaaaatattaacagtaattattaaaatcttaattttaggTGAGAATGATATTGTAAAACCTACAACAAGTAAAAAACAAGAAGAAACATCTGAGAAAGCAATAGAGGAGAGCAAAAATGAGAGTGATTCAGAAGTAAatggtatttatttaaatctttttctattatgaatttataaattttacactatatcaaataaatcataaattggATGATCCGTTATGTCTAACCATGGGTTTCTACTGATGAAACACTTGAATAACAACTTATAGTGACCCTTGATATGAAATCCCTGAAAatggtaataaataacaatacagTAGACCGGCGGTAATTCAACTCACATTTTGCAAGCATTATCAAATTTGTTGGAATATAGACACCCTATATTCCAgactttttttgtacaaaagaGTATCCTGTAATCACAGATTCAATGAGTAAACTATGTTACTTTGATGTACAAATCAGAGTTTGCTAGAATTAACATCattatttcttacaaaaatacttataaaaagtaactagtaattaaaatctatGCATAAAAATCCGATTGAAATAAGGTTCAGATTAACagggttatgtttttctacatATATCGGTACCCACATTATGTTTTACCCTCTTGAATGTTTAACATCTTTtctgttttcattattttttaagttaaaaagtttagactatatttaacttttttagaAGAGATGCCCAGCACTGTTACAGTACTGGACACACCGGATGGTGGAAAGGTTTATTTAGTAGGAACAGCACATTTCAGCATTAAATCTCAAGAGGATGTGTCAAGggtaagttattttatcatatgcctatttatttaatttttgcgctttttttttgtttttttttttatctaggCAGGtctttagtaattaataaattaatgaaattttagtgGACATTGTATTTCTATATTGTAGGTAATTCAAGAAGTAAGTCCACATATAGTTATGGTGGAACTGTGTGAGCAGAGAACAAATATTCTTCTCCTTgatgaagaaattattttgagGGAGGCAaagaatataaacataaaaaagataaggtaattgataaaaaaatgcacattaTTATTTCCTAAGAGCATCAGTGGTTTAGaggttaagcatttgacttgcaatctgcagatcctgggttgaaatcccaccatgtatcaatgtgttttcgatttacatatgtacatttatccgactttCTTACGACAAAGGataacatcgtgatgcaacctgcatatatctgagaagaaattcaatgatatgtgtgaagtcaaacaGCACTaagtcagcgtggttgactatggcctagtcaaccCTAACTCAGGGTAGACTCCACATCCCTCAGTGGAGACTTATAATgtgctgatgatgatatatttccTAAATTACAACACATGgaacattttttactttggatgaattatttttttccaggGCAACAATGGCACAAAATGGAGTTTTCAACGGCCTAATGTATATTCTACTGTTGAATATGTCAGCACATATTACTCGTGAGCTCGGTATGGCTCCCGGGGGAGAGTTTCGACGTGCTATGGCGGAGGTAAACTTACattgataaatgttttattttaaatttattaatatgtgtaTGAAATCTTCCTAATattaatacgaatgtttagatggatgtatggatgtttgaaggtatgtcaagaacggctcaacggatcttgatgaaaattggcactgttgtagaacatagtctggaagaacacataggctagtaattaatttttcttttttaatttcgagcGGACGGCTTCGCGGGCAATAGCttgttataatacaattatattaatgtctaatacatctaaAATCCGGTGACAGCGTTGACTAGTTTTGAAGTGAGATGTCTCGTGACCGCAAATACTGACATAAGTGCACTCGCCCTAAATAAGGACCCCCAATGAGTtggaaactagtcggtgccatCACCAAGTTTAGTGTATCTTTGAATCCATACTCATAGTGTTACTTGAAGATATTATACTAGtctaatataagaaaaaaaaaggttaagttAGAAAAGACAAATGGAATGAAATATTCCATGCCGGTGTGATTTTGTTGTATATACTAACCAATGAATAGATTACACCGCAAATGAATGACttgattaattgtttatttgtaattatgatattctagctgtcgcctgcgtctacgtccgcgcggaattaaaaagaaaaacttaataagtagcctatatgttcttccagactatgttccacattTTGCCAAATtgcattaagatccgttgagccgttccggagatccAACAAagattcatccatctaaactttagtatctatattagtaagatattaatttaaattataattttaggcAAAAAAGATACCTAATTGTGTACTTCAATTGGGCGACAGAGCTATTGATATAACATTACACAGAGCAATAGCCTCGTTAACTTGGGGACAGACAATACGCTTCATATGGCATCTACTTACTTCCAACCAAAGTATCAGGTAATTGTAAAatggttatatttatttaaaaaaaaaaaacataattggtTGACTacgtgttctttcagattatgttctatttcTATGCCAAAATGCACCGAAATTggtaaactttcgcatttataatattactagtaacattaaatatagctGTGTGTAATCCACattaatttcaactttattaaaaaaagaaaattcacGTACATCCTTTCGCGcgattttcttaaaaaatggTTCAGTGTTCGCTTCCAcgtattacattatttatacgtatttaagaataaaatggTTAAGGgtcgtataaattatttagcaCTTGGCTAAATTGAAGTCCGTAACCTtgtagttataatttaaaaatgtttcggTGATGAAGTTTCACGGTTACACGTCTCTATTCAGTGTTGAGGAAGTTGAGAAGTGCAAGATGAAGAAGATGCTGGATGACATGCTGGAGGAGATGGCGGAGGAGTTCCCGGCGCTCAAGCGAGTGTTTGTGGTGGAGCGCGACATGTATCTCTGCCACTCGCTGCAGATCGCTGCAATGCAGCCGCGTAACTATACTATTACTAGCTACTCCGTCCgctcagaattaaaaaaaaaacttaataagtagcctatgtgttctttcagactatgctctatatctgtgctaaatttcagcgagatcctagtagccgttctggagatacttttaaacaaacatccattcatccatccatccatctaaacattcgcatttataatattagtaagattgacaAAATAGTTAAACAACGACTGAACAATTTATCAGAATTCTTCTAATTAAACGTATAAATACAACATAAGCAACTCTTATCTCCATATCCGCCTTCTCTCAATTAGTACCCGAGTATGAATTTGTGTCCGAGTACgagataatatgttaaataaatattactttatcgtttataatttaatttatcatttatgcACTTGCTAATAAGCGACTAgactaaacaaaaaattgtcTTCTGCGCATCGTCTTATGAGAAATTGCAAGCTATTATAAACTTTGAATGATAGTAATATTGTATGAAATAGGTAACGAGCCGTGCCGCATAGTGGGCGTTGTGGGTATCGGTCATGTGGCCGGCATCGTGGAGCACTGGGGCAAGATCACTGCTCAAGACATCACACCGCTACTTGTGTTAGTatctacaaaataaacttacaatcattttattcaatttttcaGCAACTTCGGATACGATACTGTCAAATAGTcgaaaaaagtattaaaaaatatatgtacgtCTTTAAGAGTACTATCGGGGAATCTAGCGGTGTTCCACTTTAATTACGACAGTGGTTTGAATGTTTCGGACTGAGACGACGACGTGGAAACAATAACCAATAGGAAGCAGTTTTCAAATGTGTCTGTGCGAATAAAGGTCGGTCAGTGGTGCACGACCAATTGCTTTTTAGAAAATAACCAATTGGGTGGCAAATCACTGCCACCCAATTGGTTATTTTGTAAGAAGGGTCGGAGATTGTCTCGTTGTGAGGAACATGgcaatttttctgtaagtggAACACTGCAAATGACACTGACtgcaatatttctatttatcgaaaatagtaataaaaattatacatatcgCGGTTATGTAAGTACATGTGATGTCTGTCCGTTCCAGTGTGTCCGCCTGTTAttcgataaatattttttttcagaatgTTAAAGGGTAAAAACCACTGggttcttttaaattaatatgtaacaactcatttgtaatattaaaaccgGCTACACTctgtttataattgtttttagcATTCCGCCGCCGTCATTGTCTACGCGCATCTTGCGCGTGAGTGTGCGCGCGGCGTGCGCGGGCGCGATCATCTACGCCGCATACAAGTTCTTCCCGCGGCGCCTGCTGCCCTGATGACTCACCGAGATACTGCCCTGCCACTATATACAATGGTATGTTTTATGTAGCCACTATCAACCAAATtgatacagttttttttattttttttatggttcTATAATAAAGACTTGGTAGTAAAAAGTTGCAGAATCATTGGCATTTATGTATcactatatttttactattctaATATAGGTATCACTAGTATCTTTGGTGGCTTAGTCTTAGTTCATGACATCTTTCACGACAGTTAATAGGGAAAAAGGTGGTACTATCGGGGAATCTGTCGGTATTCCACTTGTGACGAAGACGCGGAAAATATAACCAATAGTACGCAGCTTTTAAATGTGTC of Papilio machaon chromosome 6, ilPapMach1.1, whole genome shotgun sequence contains these proteins:
- the LOC106716588 gene encoding protein stunted isoform X1; translation: MSAWRQAGLSYINYSNIAAKVLRRSLKPEFRSEALKRDESHVRITPWANGRPAHLQKAAAK
- the LOC106716588 gene encoding protein stunted isoform X2, whose product is MSAWRQAGLSYINYSNIAAKVLRRSLKPEFRSEALKRDESHVRITPWANGRPAHEKE
- the LOC106716586 gene encoding traB domain-containing protein; translation: MDTIKSDKSSLGTNLEKEQLLMNQKPPGVKCDIVNECQMFLKAEDGGGDGAHLKITDSISPKINGENDIVKPTTSKKQEETSEKAIEESKNESDSEVNEEMPSTVTVLDTPDGGKVYLVGTAHFSIKSQEDVSRVIQEVSPHIVMVELCEQRTNILLLDEEIILREAKNINIKKIRATMAQNGVFNGLMYILLLNMSAHITRELGMAPGGEFRRAMAEAKKIPNCVLQLGDRAIDITLHRAIASLTWGQTIRFIWHLLTSNQSISVEEVEKCKMKKMLDDMLEEMAEEFPALKRVFVVERDMYLCHSLQIAAMQPRNEPCRIVGVVGIGHVAGIVEHWGKITAQDITPLLVIPPPSLSTRILRVSVRAACAGAIIYAAYKFFPRRLLP